A stretch of DNA from Telopea speciosissima isolate NSW1024214 ecotype Mountain lineage chromosome 5, Tspe_v1, whole genome shotgun sequence:
GGCCAAATGAATTGCCGTATATGCTATGAGACAATTAGGTTGTAATATACCTGTAAACTAATTGGAATTTAATTGCTAGTCAATCTAGTAGGTATATACAtacaaattacaaaagtttgaacCTCTGCATAGTATGAATCACTCAGCAGATTTcagtaattctctctctctctctctctctctctctacggTGGATTGTGAAGGAAAGAATAGTTTTAGAACAGCATAAAAAGCTGAAGCAAAGAAGGATCCAGTTCTGTTTTTCATTGAGAATGGGGTATAAGAAGCATTGTGTGAACAAGAAAGTGTTTGCTCTTGTTAATTTTATTTACTCTGCCCAttctcatttttcatttctctagATTTGTAGTACAGAGGAGGGTGGGAAAAGGTAGAGAAAGTGAGCACCGTGTGCTTGCAAGAACAGTTATAAAACAGAGATACACTAAACTTTACgctattaatataatatatgacCTGGTGACAAGGCTAATTAAAGACACAGTACAAACAGAAGTACTATAATGAAGTAAACTAGGGCGGCCAGCAAAGAGAGGCTTTATAGAAGCATCAGACCCATAGACACAGAGAAAGAAATTACAGCAAAACCAACTCCTGCTTGAATCATCACCTTAGCAATGGATGGAACCTTGTGATGCGTAAGCACTCCAATGAAGTAAACCAGGGCTGCCAGCATTAAGGCGAAGAGACTGAAGCAGAGTATGGAAGGAACATGTGGGCGTGCTTGATAGTAAAAGACTGAAAGAGGTGTTGCGGCTGCTAACCAGACACGAATATCCATCCTTGCACTCTCAATATCGTTGGTGTAAGAAGAGATAGCAGGATCAACATTGTTGGGATTCATGAGATTGGTGGTTGGGTTGTGGGCTATTGCTGCTGGTTGTGCTTGCATTTCTATAGcatcaggaggaggaggaggaggcgtAGGGCTTAGAGATGATGGAGTAGTTGAGAAGATAGAGAGGAGTTTAGTGGCACAGAGAGAAGGGAGATTCCTGAGGGATCTTGTAGAGCCTTCCATCTTTTTGCAACTTATTAGCTCAAGAGCTATTCTATGCCTTAATTTATAGTGAGAGTATAGACTTTTTAAATCATCACATAATTAAAATCAATGTTTTCAAAAGTAGTGGcaaagaggagagggagaagacaAGAAACGTGTGCTTAGTTTTGAACTGCTATCATCTAGTGTCTTGTGTTTATTCCACTTGATGCTACTAAAATCCTAGAGGCCTTACGCTTCAAATAAATCAAGTGCTTCATCTTGCTTTTCTGCTTGACTGAAACATGTTGTCCCATCTTTTTCTTGAGCTTAATTGTGTCCATCATGTCTTCTTGTTGTACTTTGGCAATCATTTTCTGTGTGACCTTGGAGTATGGAATGTGCAAATATATTAGGGTGTATGGTTGAGGAATGGCCTCTTATATAATTGATTATTCTCTTTATTCTCTTTGAGGATGAGCCAAGGTCCATGAATACTGGTGCCAAACACTTTCTTTTTTCTGATTTCATTCATAGTGCCTTGATTCTTGTTGATGGGGAATGCCCTGAACAGAGAACGAACTTGCTTGTAAAGTTTCCCTGGTTTGGATGGTTTGCTCTTCTTTGAAGGCTGTTGAAGAGAGATTTGAGGACGGGAAGGTGATGGTGTCACAAGTGGGCTTACTGGCTGGGACTGCAGCTacggttgctgctgctgttgcagatcctgagctattgatGCTGGCATTCTGTCTGTGCTGGTTAAAGCTGAGATCGTTGGTGTTGAAACTTGTGATGGGGGGAGTGATTGGAGAAGGGGTGATGGTGTTTTTGAAGAGGGGGTGTTATGCGCTGCACGTTTGGCTGTTGCTTGCTGGTTTTAATTACTTatctcttttaattattttaagatGGGAAAGTAAGAGGgttttaataagaaaacaatCTTTTTGGCTTGGTTTTAGTTCTGCTTTTATTGGAGGGGTATTTCATATTTGGCCTCCATTAGGTCTAATTTCCAGCCAAAAGTGCTTGGCTTTTTTAGCCAAATGGGCTGGAGAGTTCGAGAACTTTGAGTGGGTCTGTCGACAGCTTATCTGTTTAGTTCTGCTTTTATTGGAGGGGTATTTCATATTTGGCCTCCATTAGGTCTAATTTCCAGCCAAAAGTGCTTGGCTTTTTTAGCCAAATGGGCTGGAGAGTTCGAGAACTTTGAGTGGGTCTGTCGACAGCTTATCTGTTATAATCTTATTCTATTCCAAGCATGTCTCCTTGAAGTTTCAGGTCCAGGATCAATGTGAAATTGAATGTAATGGGTATGAGGAGGAGCTGTTCCCATGATTCTTGAAGTTTAAGAGACACAGTTGTTATATAAATGGTTTCTTAAATCAACTTGTGAAGTCATTACAGCTTTGTTCTTGACTTCTTGTCTGTCCTGATTGGTTATCTTTCGTTAGCGAAGTCTCTTCCCAACTTGCCCAAAGAAACCTTTTTTCCTCTTGTTCTCCTACAATTGTTCCCTTGTGTGAGGACATCTCAACAAATATCTTCTCCCAGGTTATTTACTGTCTTGCGTACTACCAAAACATAAAGAGAGAGGCTGAAGGTCTTCTATCTATGAAGTGGTTTCAAGGAACAGCTGATGCTGTAAGGGAATTTACGTGTGTCTTTGAGGTTGGTACCTGGAATTTTGATAATTAACCATATCTTCTAGAAGAAaactttatttaaaaaaaaaaaaaaaaaagtctgttTCAAGCAAGTAGTCCTGATGCAGTGATTGCCTCCTGTAGGATGCCAAAACCAAGAATGTTGAGAATATTTTGATATTGTCTGGTGACCATCTTTATAGGATGGATTATATGGGTGTTGTGCAGGTgtccatttcatttcatttcattgctTGTTAAACATGTTTGTGAAATTTACTTCTTACATATATTGAATTTGCAAAAGCATATTGACACAAATGCTGATATTACAGTTTCATGTATTCCCATGAATGACAGGTAAAATTCCTGTACTCTTTACCATTCACTATAAAGCTCAAaatattctccttttttttttaaatgctaaTGATCAGTCTGGTTATATTCCCTTATCATGTGGGGTCCAAATTGCTTGAAAACCCAAGATATTGAAGGTTCTTTATTTTTGTGTGCGGGTGGAGAGATATTGTGTTGGTTTGGGATTGTTCCTACAAATAAATACTATTCAAGTAGAGAAAGCTTGTGTATAGATAGTTTAAACTTTGAAGGCTTAATCCTACTTTATATTAAAAGATGCAAAAGGGTTCACCAATTTTAGTTGTTCAGCTTAGGTTGGACCCTCCATTTATGTATAGAATGTCAATTGTGTAAATGCTTGCATTCTTTTTGTTTCCGGGAGTTCATCTAATGTTGTTCTATCATGTTGCAGCCGTGCATCAGATTATGGGTTGATGAAGATCGACAAGTCTGGACGGATTATCCAATTTGCCGAGAAACCTAAGGGTTTTGACCTAAAAGCAATGGTAGATTTCTGTACctcctcttttccttttgtgAAAATCAGTTAGTTTATTAATGTAATGAGAGAATTGAGAAGCCTCTGAGAAGCCCAGCTAGACTTTAAACCACTTTTTCCTAAATATAAATAGCTAAAATATTTATCTTTATCTATAATCAAGGCACAAATTATATCAAGTATTAGAAAATAATTGTAGGAAATCTCTGCACAATTTTTCTTTGAACATTTCGTAGGAAGCACCAATTTAACCAAGAAATGCATTTCTCTGCAACTATGCTGCTATTAGATCTTAGAAGTTAAACTTATGAAATTAAACACCAGCTCAACCACCATTATTTGAACCATGCTTATCATTATCCAGTTGACATTAAATGGTCTTTTTTGGTGCACTGCAGCAAGTTGACACCACTATCCTTGGGTTGACTCAACAAGAAGCCATGGAATCTCCTTACATTGCATCAATGGGCGTCTATGTATTCAGAACAGAGGTTCTACTTAAGCTTTTGACATGGAAATATCCCATGTGCAATGACTTTGGATCTGAAATCATTCCATCAGCTGTGAAGGAGTGCAATGTCCAAGTGAGTTCTTCTCCCAATGCTATTAGGTGGGCAAGCTTAAGTAAGCAAAGCTTGAGCCCTCTTTTATTTCTCTATATTTTTCTCCCACCAATACTACTAGATAGGGAAGTATACATTAGTAATGCCTGAGCGATTTCAGTTTCAGGTACCGTTTGGTTGATCAATGGGCTTAATTATGTTTGGGTCTTTTCATGCTCCTTAAAAATCCCCCCCCTCCTAACTCCTCGTGTATACATATCTACCAGATGTGTGCTGTGTATAGGGAATGAAATTGATGGGTCTTTGAATGCCTTATCTTGACAGGCATATTTATTCAATGACTATTGGGAGGACATTGGAACAATCAAATCGTTCTTTGATGCTAACTTGGCGCTTACAGAACAGGTTGGTCCCACTGTTGAGGAAAtaaatcaattcaaaattttcCTGGGAGATAGTTAAGCTACCAAAAAAAGGGCATTGTATTATATTGGAAGTATGACATTTATAAACTTGCACTTTATAGATGTTCactatttttgttcttttctatAAGCTCAAAATATTCTCCTGTAACCTAACTACCATTGTAGGGGGACACAGGAGATTGAGAGGAGAAATCCAACTCATCAGCCACACAATAATGGAGGCAATGTTTTTCCGTAATTTCAGTAAAATAGGAAAACATTCTTTAAAGTTCAAAACTTGAAAAGATTCAGTAATTTCAGTACTACAGAATAGCCAAAATATCAGGTACAAACAACACTTATTACTTCTCATTCTCTTGTGCTAAAACAACTCATCTACCCTCCGCAACTTTTCCATGTTAGGACTGAAACCTTTGGCATGGATGGAGAGCATAGAATTACCTCAACCATGGAGAGATGGAGGTCTCACTCCTATATATTACTTTGCTttgttctgttctgttctgttctgaATTGAATTCTGATCATCACTCTTTCCTTTACTCTTATCCATAGTTAGAAGAAAAGGTTGAAACCTCTTTTGAGTCATAGTCAGCCTTATTTGGTTTATTCCAGTGAAATGTggacagtggtgaccatgtgCTTTAAGCCTCAATTAAATGCATTCTGCCTATAATAACCTTATCTTCTTATTGGGCCAATCAAACCAGTGGTTTTGGGAAACTATATAATTGGGTTTCCTTAACCAGTTTGGTCAAGAAGATAAAGTTTCAACAAAATAGTCCAAGACAAAAAAGCTATAAGGCCTGTGTAAAGTGTTGCTTTTAGACCAGCAAAAGCTGAAAATTTCATCCTCCGTTGTGAATCATTTGAAGGACTTGAAGCATGTGATGGTGCTTCTGAAGTGTCTTGCCTCAAGCATGAACATTCTGGGACTTAATCAGCTACCTTCCTTCGGTTTAATCTGGTTTTGGATCCCACATTCTTGTCCGTGGTTTCTGCTACTAATCAACAGTTTCTGTACTGTTTTCATTCCTAGATAGCCCTGTTTCAAGGCCGTTTCAGATCAGAATTCTATCATTGATTTCTGAAATTCATATGATGTTTTGGATCTGAAACTCCTATTTCTTGAACTGTTTGCTACATGTTTTTAATTCTGATTTCAGGTTGCTGCTATTACTGTCCAATTTAGTTTCTAAATCTGATccttgtttctaatttttgtttgaCTTGCTATTCATTGGATTCTAGTTGCAATTTTCTGTTAGTCACTAAGTTtggattttctattttgttactTGCTATATTTGTGTTCATGATATCTCAAATCTGACCACCAGATTTGAATCAAAGTTTGCTGAATTGTTCCTCATCCCCACTACCACATGATTGGATATCCATTAAAACTACTATATAAGAAATGTAtgtgagaaaaaagaaaggttcAAAGGCAGAGAAGCGAACAAAATAGATACACCTCCCCATACGTAtacccacccccaccctcactTTCCTCTATTAGAAACTAATCCCATCTCAAACGCATAAATCAGACAGCAATCttatttcttaccaaaaaagcACATGCCCTCTCTTCATTCATATAGATACACCTCCCCATACCCACATAAATCAGACAAAAATAGATACACCTCCCCATACCCACATGCCCTCTCTTCATTCATTCCTCTTAATTGAAGCAGGGATAGAAAAAGATCCTAAATTATGCCTATGATTTGAGTGACAATTTGAGTGAAGTCTCTGTACTACGGGTAGTCTCTGTCGAGTGAAGTCtgaagaacgttctttacatcCAAAATTCCTCTGGTTCGttcttaaagaacaaaaaaacgaaCCGTCAAGCCAAACACATTTTcacgtttttttgttcttaaagaacgGAAAAACAGTTCTGAACactgttcagacatttaccaaacgtagcctaagtCTTAAAACAGTGGGTGTTTGGAGTTGGTTAGTCATCCTATCTGGGGTTAGGGATGTTCCATACCTAGCCTTACATTAGTTTAGTTCCAAGTTTACCCCTCCCACTAATGAATTACACAAGTACTGGAGTTCCCTTTTGAAGGCTGCAACCACACCAACAATCaaggctgctgctgctactgtcTTCCTTATTCGAGTGCAGGCTGCTGTTGTTCTTGGACTTGGAATcctgctgcaactcttgggtGTAATAACTCCTTATCCCTCCACCAAACCCTGCTGGGTTTTTGAACATCATTCCACCCCACCATGCAGTCCACTCGATTTCACTTTCACTCCATTCCAAGAGAAGATGAATATGTCTTCCATTATTCTTCTATCAACAGATTCTAGAAGCCCAATATCATCTATATATGGACTGATCATAGACATTGTCTTCTCAGCAGAGAGATTCAAATCCAAGGAGACacatgggcttatttctttctCAGATTCTGTGTTCTTCTCATCTTCTGTCTCACCTGACTTTTGTTTCACACTAGGAGAACAAGCTCTTGATCTTGAGCTGAAGCTTCCACAACTTAAAATGACAATCACATCTCTAAGTAGAACTTCTTCACCATCTGAATTGGTTACTCTCCCTCTTTCAATTGCTCTTTTAATACCCAATTGAGATCGATAATCAAATTGCTTCAGTAAATCTCCCAAGATAACTACAACTTGAATCATCATCCCTTGATCTTTTGTTTCAGAAATCATCGATAGAATCGGCATTAGTCAATGAGAAACTGGTAAGGCTGAGTGAGATGAAGTGAGCTTGTGATCCAAATACAAGGGCAGCAAGCTCTCTTgcaatcttttcttttccttccacATCCACACCATGGAAGAACAACCAAGTACACATGGGTCCTGCGTCTGAGTGTGGAATTAGATTGAGAGTAGAGCCAgttcatgaaaaaaaataaaaccagtaAAGGAACACAACAGAGAAGGATTGAACTAAGTGGGTCCTGCGTCTAAGTGTGGAATTTATCATAAACCCTGAGAAAAGGATTTCACTGAGAATTGGAGACATGAATCTGAAACATCAAGAACAATATGTTAAGCATTaagataaaagagagaaagagaatttgtTCTTGAGGGGAAGAAGTTAAACTAAGAATCAAAATCCCAACTATAGCAGCATAAATTCAAACACCAAGAAGACGGTAAAGCTTTCAggagaacagagccaggaaaGAAAGATCCtgctatccaaaaaaaaaaaactgggcaAAACAAACCCTGAGATCCAGAATTGGGTTTTCAGTCTTGGATCTGAAAAATCAAATCCAACAACCAAAAcaatccctccctccctcccacaGAAAGCAACAAAAACAAGAGACTAGCAGAGCTTCAGAACCTCAGATCTATagaacagaaagaaaagaagagaaagaaacacaGAAATCACTCTAAAAATTCAcaaatggaagagaaagagaagtgaAAGAGGTTTGTAATGGTGGGAAGCATGGGATTTATAGAACAATAAAGCACGACATGGGAATTAAAAtattgaaggggaaaaaaaggaatcaaaattagaatcaattaaaaaaaaagaaaagaaagaaagtaccTCCATTTTAAGATCAGCACCTTTAATATTCAAAGTGATAAGAGTTCCAAAATGGgtaaacaaggaaaataggGGAAACAGATATTTTTATGACTACCACTGACCACAAAGTCTTCAGGAGAGATCTAACTATCTCCCAAAGCAACACCTATGACCACagtagaacaaaaaaaaatctgcaacttAGAGAAGAATCCACACAATATCtaaaaacacacaaaattagATCAAAACAGTCCTAGTTGAATTACAAAGTTTGGTAATGGTGAGACCTAAAGGGTTTAAAATTTTCTGATATTAAGAAAAGATTCAGTTTGAATTACCTCCAAGTTTATACTTCAATTCTCCAGCTTCAATGGCTTTTACAATTGACAGTCCAAGAGTAACAACAAATTTCCCTTCATAAGATTCAGCTACAATGAATAGAGGACTCGGTTGGAGGCTCTCATTCTTATTGAAAAGCTCCTTCAATGGTtgtgttgagacttgagagagagagagatgcattgAAAGGCTAGATAGATAGAGAATTTATAGTGACAAGACTCGTCACTTCTAAGAACACCATTAATTAGTATGGGTACCAAAGGCTACTTTATAATCTTTAGAAGTGCTCTCTATTGAAggttctttttatatatattttcccactcttcaagtttcaagaattTGAATCATAATTCATAACTCTATAtatttctccattcttcataAGATACGCATTGATGTCTATACATGTAGAAGTACTTCAATTGGTGTGCTACTATTATTTTCATTGAAACAAGCAATTAATCTTTGATGGTGTCAGAGTTATTGTTCCGCCTTATTAACTTTTGATTCATGCACATAATTAAGTTAGCTTTCTGCCTCCCAGAGGTTTAGTTTCTTGTTCAAACTCCTTTTAGTTTTGAGATCAATCTTGAGACATGAAAGTAATCACAACCAAACATTCCATATTTTGCATATAAATTTAGATGTTCTATCACTACTATATAAATTTTTAGAAATTAAAGAAGGCCAAGAAGGTCCCCCACCCCATCATTTCTAACTGGTTTCCCTGTACTTGGATTGGATGGTATGAAAGCAGACACCTTGCCTATTTCCTCAATGTTGAGAGGTAATTGCCAAAGGATTGCAAGCTGGGATGAATGGACAAGTCCAATCAGTCTCAATAGAGGACTCTGTATAGAAATGTATGGACAGATCCAAATCTATTGGGATTTCAGCACTGTGACAAAAGTGAAAAAATATCAGTCATGTGGtggattttgatttggttgAAAATATTCTGCAATTGACTTTGGCATTTGATAAATTACCATAAAAAAAGATTGTTTTCCTAATTCTATTCTTATGATTTATATTGGTAGGTACCAGTCCACGCagctgtttttttttggcttggcaCTAGCAAGTTGCAAGCATTTGGGatgaagtttatttttttttgtgggtagaAGGATGAAGTTTAATTACGATCTATGGTTTCTGTCTCATGGTTGTAATATTTGAAGTTTTAATGGACACAATGGATTTTATGATTGTATGTATCACTTTTTAAAGTTGAATGAAATCAATGGATCTTATGTCTCATGGAtgtttatttgatattttttagaTATAATGATGAAATTATAGGTGAAAGTAAAAttgcattttttaaataatttttttcttcaaaaaataacCTTTGGTGACGGTAATTTAATTATCGTCAATATAAATCCATTTATAACGACAGTTATTCTGTcgtcacaaaaaataaaagggcgATGGTAATATATTATTTGTCACCAAAATTGATATATTATGACGGTAATATAATCGTCGCCATAAATAATAGGATGACGACAAAATAGTAACCGTCGTAGAATTTTAAATATAACGACGGTAATACTTACCGTGACAAAAATATATAAAGTGACGGTAATATAA
This window harbors:
- the LOC122663154 gene encoding glucose-1-phosphate adenylyltransferase large subunit, chloroplastic/amyloplastic-like; this encodes MVCSSLKAVEERFEDGKVMVSQVGLLAGTAATVAAAVADPELLMLAFCLCWLKLRSLVLKLVMGGVIGEGVMVIYCLAYYQNIKREAEGLLSMKWFQGTADAVREFTCVFEDAKTKNVENILILSGDHLYRMDYMGVVQKHIDTNADITVSCIPMNDSRASDYGLMKIDKSGRIIQFAEKPKGFDLKAMQVDTTILGLTQQEAMESPYIASMGVYVFRTEVLLKLLTWKYPMCNDFGSEIIPSAVKECNVQAYLFNDYWEDIGTIKSFFDANLALTEQPPRFEWRFQ